In Sphingobacteriaceae bacterium, the following proteins share a genomic window:
- a CDS encoding 3-hydroxyacyl-ACP dehydratase produces MKNTLLTDFFTELSSTYTSENSSDFKCRVRLNPDHPVYKGHFPQIPIAPGVCLTQMLKEILMEKFQEELVMKSGDNIKFLAMINPKETPELEITFSVKKTDATLDVNATYSNDSRAYTKFKGKFSIGE; encoded by the coding sequence ATGAAAAACACTTTACTTACTGACTTTTTTACTGAGCTTTCTTCCACTTATACTTCTGAAAATTCTTCAGATTTTAAATGTCGCGTACGTTTAAATCCCGACCATCCCGTTTACAAAGGACATTTTCCTCAAATTCCGATTGCGCCCGGAGTATGTTTAACCCAAATGCTCAAAGAAATTTTAATGGAAAAATTTCAAGAAGAACTGGTAATGAAAAGCGGCGACAACATCAAATTTTTGGCCATGATCAATCCAAAAGAAACCCCGGAACTCGAAATTACTTTTTCAGTAAAAAAAACAGACGCTACTTTGGATGTAAATGCCACATATTCTAACGATAGCAGGGCTTACACCAAGTTTAAAGGCAAGTTTTCTATCGGGGAATAA
- a CDS encoding glycerol acyltransferase — protein sequence MLALRLYNFFQRHKALLFSSLVLLFLTFGYFSSQIEMEEDITKFIPKDKKLDEVNFILQNLKIKDKLVINLYNSDSTASDPSDLMACADRLADTLQKTHEEFIKELNYKVSDGLMMQTYGTFYNNLPLFLEEKDYSKIEGLLQVDSIKSTLRSNYRTLLSPTGMILGRYMRRDPLNLTPLTLKKIQSLQFDENFGVNEGYIQTQDHKNLLLFITPSVPPNETKINKAFIESLDGIVKHLTEEFQGKVVIEYYGATPVSVGNSVQVRHDSIFTSLIALCVIMVLLFLFFRRLLVILYILLPVAFGGLFSLTLLYFIKGEISAIALGAGSIVLGIAINYSLHFFTHYKHERSVKKVIEDLTLPMLVGCTTTVGAFLSLQFAKSQALHDFGMFAGFSLIGAVLFSIIVLPHLLKTKKDKKEEDAHPAKESFIDRALSYPLDKNKSVVILAFIFTIIFAFTARNVSFESDMMKMNYQSDQLNKSQQNIERINKYSLKSVYVISKGKDLNDALKANERATAKLAALKNEGFVGKYSSISSVLVSDSLQTLRIERWNTFWTKARKDSLKQNLQRYSKAYKFKEDAYNEFFALLDKDFKPIALSELDSLKKLVANDWITENKDLTTIVSLVKTEPEVKQKVYDKFEGDSDVLVFDKQFMTNQFIEIISSDFNLILLITALLVFGFMLLSHGRIELAIINFLPMFISWLWILGIMGILGLKFNIINIIISTFIFGLGDDYSIFIMDGLGHEYKYGRKNLASYKTSIFLSALTNIVGVGVLIFAKHPALKSIAAITIIGMCTVLFISFIVQPLFYNFLILNRRKRGLLPYTLFNLLLTGVGFLIFIAISLLAHASAVTLFTITPAPRKKKKLIFHYLIMYACRIMVYLVANVKKNIINPQNEIFEKPAVIISNHQSFIDLALLLMLNPKIVVFTNDTVWNSPLYGLIARMADYYPASRGYESAIDQMKKLTNDGYSVLIFPEGTRSETGEILRFHKGAFYLAEQLNLEILPILLHGAGGVVPKGDFHFKEGEVTVKYLPRILPEETTYGTGYKEKSKAIRDYFRTEYSALQKEKETVDYFRSKLIKNYIYKGPVLEWYCRIKVGLEGNYKNFESYLPKKGKIVDIGCGYGFLSLMLGFMSKEREITGIDYDEEKINIAANCVSKNKTTEFIHADVTQYEFSESDAFIINDVLHYLPQEQQVALIKKCIRNLNPKGVMIIRDADADKKQRHRGTRYTEFFSTNSGFNKTKEGGLHFASADLIRSTLNEFNFIEYQLIDDTKLTSNVTFVIRHTNKLQSGING from the coding sequence ATGTTGGCCCTACGCTTATATAACTTTTTTCAACGGCATAAAGCTTTGCTCTTTAGCAGTTTGGTTCTATTGTTTTTGACCTTTGGCTATTTTAGTTCTCAGATCGAAATGGAAGAAGACATCACCAAGTTTATTCCTAAAGATAAAAAGCTCGACGAGGTAAATTTTATTCTTCAGAATCTGAAGATAAAAGACAAACTCGTTATCAATCTTTATAATTCCGACAGTACAGCATCCGACCCTTCAGATTTAATGGCCTGTGCCGACCGTCTTGCGGACACTTTACAAAAAACGCACGAAGAGTTTATTAAAGAACTGAATTACAAAGTTTCTGATGGTTTAATGATGCAGACCTATGGAACTTTTTATAACAACCTGCCTCTATTTTTGGAAGAAAAAGATTATTCAAAAATCGAAGGTCTGCTACAGGTCGATAGTATTAAAAGTACGCTCCGTTCAAACTATAGAACTTTATTGTCACCTACCGGCATGATCCTCGGGCGCTACATGAGGCGTGACCCGTTGAACTTAACGCCTTTAACTCTCAAAAAAATCCAAAGTCTGCAATTCGATGAAAATTTTGGTGTTAATGAAGGTTACATACAAACTCAGGATCACAAAAATCTTTTGCTTTTTATCACGCCGTCGGTCCCTCCAAATGAAACAAAGATCAATAAAGCCTTTATTGAATCACTGGATGGCATAGTAAAACACCTTACAGAAGAATTTCAGGGAAAAGTTGTTATTGAATATTATGGGGCTACGCCCGTGTCGGTAGGCAACTCGGTACAAGTTCGTCACGATAGCATTTTCACTTCTCTCATCGCGCTTTGTGTGATCATGGTGCTGTTGTTTTTATTTTTCCGCCGTCTCCTGGTAATTCTCTACATTCTTTTACCCGTAGCTTTCGGCGGACTATTTTCCCTTACGCTTCTCTATTTTATTAAAGGAGAAATATCGGCTATTGCTTTAGGAGCCGGTTCTATAGTATTGGGAATTGCCATTAATTATTCCCTTCATTTTTTCACCCATTATAAACACGAACGTTCGGTAAAAAAAGTTATTGAAGATCTTACCTTACCCATGTTGGTGGGATGTACTACAACAGTTGGCGCTTTTTTAAGTCTGCAGTTTGCTAAATCACAAGCTTTGCATGACTTCGGTATGTTTGCAGGTTTCAGTCTTATTGGAGCTGTTCTATTTTCAATTATTGTTCTTCCACACCTGTTAAAAACAAAAAAAGATAAAAAAGAAGAAGATGCTCATCCCGCCAAAGAATCTTTCATCGACAGAGCATTGTCTTATCCACTCGACAAAAATAAATCGGTTGTCATACTGGCTTTTATTTTCACCATCATTTTTGCCTTCACTGCCCGCAACGTAAGTTTCGAAAGCGACATGATGAAAATGAATTATCAGTCGGATCAATTAAATAAGTCACAACAAAATATTGAGCGTATAAATAAATATTCTCTAAAGTCTGTTTATGTTATTTCGAAAGGAAAAGATCTTAACGATGCTTTAAAAGCAAATGAGCGGGCTACAGCAAAATTAGCCGCGCTAAAAAATGAAGGCTTTGTGGGAAAATATTCTTCTATCAGCTCCGTACTTGTATCTGATTCCTTACAAACCTTGCGTATAGAGCGCTGGAATACTTTCTGGACAAAAGCCCGTAAAGATTCTTTGAAACAAAATCTTCAGCGTTACAGTAAAGCTTACAAATTTAAAGAAGATGCCTATAATGAATTCTTTGCATTGTTAGATAAAGACTTTAAACCAATTGCTCTTTCAGAATTAGATAGTCTTAAAAAATTAGTGGCCAACGATTGGATTACCGAAAACAAAGATCTCACAACAATTGTGAGTCTCGTAAAAACGGAGCCAGAAGTCAAACAAAAAGTCTACGATAAATTCGAAGGAGATTCAGATGTTCTTGTCTTTGATAAACAATTCATGACAAACCAGTTTATTGAGATCATCAGTTCTGATTTTAACCTGATTCTTTTAATTACCGCTTTGCTTGTTTTTGGATTCATGTTGTTATCGCATGGAAGAATTGAACTGGCAATTATAAATTTCCTGCCAATGTTTATCAGTTGGCTTTGGATCTTAGGAATAATGGGCATCCTGGGACTCAAATTCAACATTATAAACATTATCATCTCGACTTTTATTTTTGGTTTAGGCGACGACTATTCTATTTTTATTATGGATGGTCTTGGTCATGAATACAAATACGGCAGAAAAAATCTTGCTTCTTATAAAACTTCCATCTTTCTTTCCGCACTCACAAACATTGTTGGTGTTGGTGTTTTAATTTTCGCCAAACATCCGGCTCTTAAATCCATTGCTGCTATCACTATTATCGGCATGTGTACCGTTCTGTTCATTTCTTTCATAGTGCAACCGCTTTTTTATAATTTTCTGATTCTAAATCGCCGTAAGCGTGGTTTACTGCCCTACACCTTATTCAATCTTCTTCTAACAGGCGTTGGGTTTTTAATCTTCATTGCAATTAGTTTGCTGGCACACGCTTCTGCTGTAACACTCTTTACCATTACCCCGGCCCCTCGCAAAAAGAAAAAATTAATTTTTCATTACCTGATCATGTATGCCTGCCGCATTATGGTATATCTTGTTGCTAACGTAAAGAAAAACATTATTAATCCTCAAAATGAAATATTCGAAAAACCTGCTGTCATTATAAGCAACCATCAATCCTTTATTGACCTTGCCTTACTTTTAATGTTGAATCCTAAAATTGTTGTCTTCACAAATGATACTGTTTGGAATTCGCCACTCTACGGACTCATAGCGCGTATGGCCGATTATTATCCTGCCTCGCGGGGTTACGAAAGTGCCATAGACCAAATGAAAAAGCTTACAAATGACGGTTATTCTGTTTTAATTTTTCCGGAGGGAACCCGTTCTGAAACAGGAGAAATTCTTCGGTTTCATAAAGGCGCATTTTATTTAGCAGAACAATTAAACCTTGAAATTCTTCCCATACTTTTGCATGGCGCTGGAGGCGTTGTTCCCAAAGGCGATTTTCACTTCAAAGAGGGTGAAGTAACCGTAAAATACCTCCCAAGAATTTTGCCAGAGGAAACAACTTACGGAACGGGATATAAAGAAAAATCGAAAGCGATTCGTGACTATTTTAGAACGGAATATTCTGCCCTGCAAAAAGAAAAAGAAACAGTAGATTATTTCCGTTCAAAATTAATAAAGAATTACATTTATAAAGGTCCAGTACTCGAATGGTATTGCCGCATCAAAGTTGGGCTGGAAGGAAATTATAAAAACTTTGAAAGTTACCTGCCTAAAAAAGGAAAGATCGTCGACATTGGTTGCGGCTACGGATTTTTGTCACTCATGCTCGGTTTCATGAGTAAAGAACGTGAGATTACAGGCATCGATTACGATGAAGAAAAAATAAACATAGCTGCGAACTGCGTTTCTAAAAATAAAACCACAGAATTTATTCATGCCGATGTTACGCAGTATGAATTTTCAGAATCAGATGCTTTTATAATCAATGACGTGTTGCATTACCTGCCGCAAGAACAACAAGTGGCCCTTATAAAAAAATGCATAAGGAACTTAAATCCAAAAGGTGTCATGATTATTCGCGACGCGGATGCAGATAAAAAACAACGTCATCGTGGCACGCGTTACACTGAATTTTTCTCAACTAACTCAGGCTTTAATAAAACAAAAGAGGGCGGACTTCATTTTGCCTCAGCAGACCTTATTCGCTCTACTTTAAACGAATTTAATTTTATAGAATACCAACTCATCGACGACACCAAATTAACATCGAATGTTACCTTTGTTATTCGTCACACAAACAAACTACAAAGTGGGATTAACGGATAG
- a CDS encoding glycosyltransferase, translating into MSEDRYTLNQRFADLKCCVIIPTYNNEKTLSKVISDTLQYTDKIIVVNDGATDSTPKILETFGDSIKVLTHAGNLGKGMALRDGFKKSVALGYDYAITIDSDGQHFPSDLENFLNKIEEHPGSLIIGARNMNSENVPGKSSFGHKFSNFWFQVETGIKMPDTQSGYRLYPVKKLEKLNFFSPRFEFEIEVIVKSAWRGIPVISMPIKIFYAKGAERISHFRPAKDFTRISILNTYLVILAFSWYKPLRFFRGLTPANLKAFIQKHFFNKDESVLKKSLSVSLGIFFGIVPIWGYQLVAAIAASYLFKLNKAIVILTANISIPPLLPFILIASVKTGELFTGTETDLSLRNISLKTLKLNAFTYLAGACILAVLFSLFMGLTTFITLSVIRKKKS; encoded by the coding sequence ATGAGCGAAGACAGATACACATTAAATCAGCGATTTGCAGACTTAAAATGCTGTGTCATTATTCCGACCTATAACAACGAAAAAACACTTTCAAAAGTGATTAGTGACACCCTGCAGTACACCGATAAAATTATCGTGGTTAATGATGGTGCAACCGACAGTACACCAAAAATCCTTGAAACGTTTGGAGATTCCATTAAAGTTTTAACGCATGCTGGTAATCTTGGAAAAGGAATGGCTTTGCGAGACGGTTTTAAAAAATCTGTTGCGCTAGGTTATGATTATGCCATTACTATTGATAGCGACGGACAACACTTTCCAAGTGATCTCGAAAATTTTCTGAATAAAATTGAAGAGCATCCGGGATCTTTAATTATCGGTGCAAGAAACATGAACTCAGAAAATGTTCCCGGTAAAAGTAGTTTCGGACATAAATTTTCAAACTTTTGGTTCCAGGTGGAAACAGGCATTAAGATGCCGGATACACAATCTGGCTACCGTTTGTATCCGGTAAAAAAACTTGAGAAACTGAATTTTTTTTCTCCGCGCTTTGAATTTGAAATTGAGGTCATTGTAAAATCAGCATGGCGCGGTATCCCTGTGATCTCGATGCCTATTAAGATATTTTATGCAAAAGGCGCTGAGCGAATTTCACACTTTCGCCCTGCAAAAGATTTTACGCGCATCAGCATCCTCAACACTTACCTGGTTATCCTGGCATTTAGCTGGTACAAACCATTACGCTTTTTTCGCGGACTCACTCCGGCTAACCTCAAGGCTTTTATTCAAAAACATTTCTTTAATAAAGATGAGTCTGTTCTTAAAAAATCGTTATCAGTTAGTCTTGGCATTTTTTTCGGAATCGTGCCCATTTGGGGCTATCAGCTGGTTGCGGCAATAGCAGCTTCCTATTTATTTAAGTTAAATAAGGCCATAGTGATTCTTACGGCAAACATTAGTATTCCGCCTTTGCTGCCTTTCATTCTAATTGCAAGCGTAAAAACGGGAGAACTTTTTACAGGAACAGAAACTGATTTGTCCCTCCGCAACATTTCATTGAAAACATTAAAATTAAATGCTTTTACTTATCTTGCAGGAGCCTGTATTCTGGCGGTTCTTTTTTCGCTGTTCATGGGTCTCACAACCTTTATTACCCTTAGCGTGATCAGAAAGAAAAAAAGTTAA
- a CDS encoding cell envelope biogenesis protein LolA, producing MPKYLVFFIAIFSSVICHAQVFKPMKDTLAFKQKVEKMSKETNSIESDFVQVKNLSVLSEKITSKGSFSFMKQNNLRWEYVDPYKYVIVINKDKILIKDENNKVKKYDMNANKVFKEINDIMISCVNGDILKSNKFSIHYFENEKGYKLELLPNVKSMKESLKKINMYFDKNVTSVVKLEMIENGDDNTTIDFMNKKLNAPVSPDKFILK from the coding sequence ATGCCTAAATACCTCGTCTTTTTTATAGCTATTTTTTCATCGGTCATCTGTCATGCACAGGTTTTTAAGCCTATGAAAGACACTCTTGCCTTTAAGCAAAAAGTTGAGAAAATGTCAAAAGAAACTAACTCTATTGAGAGTGATTTTGTTCAGGTTAAGAATTTATCTGTACTCTCTGAAAAAATAACAAGCAAAGGTTCGTTTTCTTTCATGAAACAAAATAATCTACGCTGGGAATATGTAGATCCCTACAAGTATGTTATCGTTATAAACAAGGACAAGATCCTGATCAAAGACGAAAATAACAAAGTCAAAAAATACGATATGAATGCGAACAAAGTATTTAAAGAGATCAATGATATTATGATCTCCTGCGTAAATGGCGATATTTTGAAGTCAAATAAATTCAGTATTCATTATTTCGAAAATGAGAAAGGTTATAAACTCGAACTTCTTCCTAATGTGAAATCCATGAAAGAAAGTTTGAAAAAAATAAACATGTATTTTGACAAAAATGTAACTTCGGTCGTTAAACTTGAAATGATTGAAAATGGTGACGATAATACGACTATTGATTTCATGAATAAAAAATTAAATGCGCCAGTTTCTCCGGATAAATTTATTCTTAAGTAG
- a CDS encoding polysaccharide deacetylase, whose amino-acid sequence MLRHRNILILFQIIFVALILLDIRYNVSWIIYVLTFLIFSLIEFYGAYFIHSNFHLTAVCKTETAEKIIALSFDDGPVDETEKVLKVLKEFDVKATFFCIGQRIAGKETILEKINSEGHLIGNHSYSHSFFFDFKTKSAFIKDLELCNNLVFKVIQKKPNFFRPPYGVTTPALSRATKTMNFDVIGWNIRSLDTSIQNKETVLQRIKDRLQPGSILLMHDTVTGIDLVLKQVLIHLKEQNYRVVPLDQLIQKKAYA is encoded by the coding sequence ATGTTAAGACATCGAAACATACTTATTCTTTTTCAAATTATTTTTGTCGCATTGATTTTACTGGATATCCGTTACAACGTTTCCTGGATCATTTATGTGCTGACCTTTTTAATTTTTTCGCTAATCGAGTTTTACGGCGCTTATTTTATCCACTCCAATTTTCACTTAACTGCCGTTTGTAAAACAGAGACTGCTGAAAAAATAATCGCATTAAGCTTTGATGATGGTCCTGTAGATGAAACGGAAAAAGTTCTGAAGGTTTTAAAAGAGTTTGATGTCAAAGCTACTTTTTTTTGCATTGGACAGCGTATTGCCGGAAAAGAAACTATTTTAGAGAAAATTAACTCAGAGGGCCACTTAATAGGTAATCACAGCTATTCCCACAGTTTTTTCTTCGACTTTAAAACAAAATCTGCCTTTATCAAAGACCTGGAACTCTGCAACAATTTAGTTTTTAAAGTAATTCAAAAGAAACCGAATTTTTTTCGTCCACCGTACGGGGTAACAACACCCGCACTTTCACGAGCTACAAAAACAATGAATTTTGACGTTATCGGCTGGAATATCCGTTCACTCGACACCAGCATTCAGAACAAAGAAACAGTTCTTCAACGCATTAAAGACAGGCTACAACCCGGATCCATCCTGCTTATGCACGACACCGTAACTGGCATAGATCTTGTATTAAAACAAGTACTAATTCACTTAAAAGAACAAAATTACAGAGTAGTTCCATTGGATCAGCTCATTCAAAAAAAAGCTTATGCCTAA